Part of the Hyphomicrobiales bacterium genome is shown below.
CTCAGCGCGCTGCTCTCGAATACGCTGATCAGCAAGTCGGCCTTCGGCTTCCTGGGTTGCCGATGCTGAAATTAAGGCCGTAGTCACCTCAGCTTCAGCATTAACTAAAACAGCTGAGTGAATGGGGAACGACACAACAACCATTCCTAAAAGAAGCAACAAAGAAAGTGTTTTTGTAATTTTATTTTGAACAAAAAATTGTGAAAAAATAGTCACCTAGCAATCCTAAAACGATTAACGCCCCGCTAATAATAAGACCTATACATTTTATTTTGCAAGGCTCTCGTAGCTTCTACAAGTAAAATTCGCGGAATCTCCAATGTGGAACTTTTTATGCTTGGTTTCAGCACCTTACAACAAGGAAGAAACGAACTTGTACAGCGCGCCTGATATTGCGATTAAAAGAGAGATGAATATAGAATGGTCAGGTCTTTTTTAAGAAAAAGCCTCGAATAAGAATTCCGTCTCGATCGCGCTAAACTATGCAATCAATTCAATCTGTCCATTGAGCGTTGATAGGTAACAGATGGGCGCGCGGCTCATTCATCTTGTTGAAGGTCCCGCTTTTGCTGGTGATGCCAACATCCGTATTGAAGAAGCAAAGGCCGCTTCCAACGCAATCTACTACTACGGCACAGCGGGTAGGTTTGAGGATTTAGAAAGATGGAAACGGCGTTTAACTCGTGTTGCGCAAGCATTTCCGCATATCCCTAAGATTCAGAATATAGCAAGTGAACATTTCGTCACGTATGGCGAGCAAGGCGCAAAGAATTGGATGACCAAGCAATCTAATGGGGTTAAAGAAGTCATTTAATTTTAAGCTATCGAATGACTGCTTTCGTGAATCCTTTAGAAGTTCCTCGACACCCCACGAACGTCTGCAATGGGCCGAGAGCCCCAAACTCTCTCTAGTCAAACGATGTAACTAAGGGCTCAAAACTGTCATTCGCTACGTAGCATAAATCGTCCACCTTGCCAGCCGTGGTTCCTGTCGATTGAAACGAAGCATCTGTTGCCGCCTTTGCCACTGTTTGCCCAAGGGCAGCTGGTGCACTTGCTTCATTCACTGTCATCGAAACATTGACGTTCGCCGTATTGGTGACGGAATTATTGGAATTGTCATTATCGTTGACAGTGGCAGTAATATTGCCTCCAACGCTTAATCCAGACAGTAGGCCGACTTTGTATGATTTGAGTAAAAATTAGCTCGGCACTATAAGTTCCAAGGCCCAATGAGAGAAAGCAATAATGAAATGGAAGAACTGGCAGAGCTAAAGCGTTGTGCGATACCGTTCGTAGCGGGTATGATAAGTATGGCGGCCCTCACGCTGGCAAGTACGTCATTGCTGTATTTCATTGCAGGATAACTGATTACGATCACACAGCTTTCATCGGCAGTCTCGGCATTTGAAAATGCAGGCATTCATTTCATAACAAATGGTGTAAAAATCACGAATGAATCGAAATGCGATTCCAGAGTTAAGCGGGGAAATTACATCTATGATTATTCAACCTAAGTACCTCGCTTTGGATACCTCTCAGTGGGTTCGTATAATCGACAATGGTTTATCTGCTTCCCCAAACAAAAGAAAACAAATAAAACGGTTTAAGGAATGGCTCATTGAAACAGGCCAAGTTCCAGTCGTAACTCTTCATCATTTACAGGAAATAGCGGCCCACGAGAATGGACCCAAAGCCCGACAAAGAATTAACTTTCTCTCCCAAATGGAAGTTATAGCTTGGTTAAAAAGCGCCAAGTCGCAAGACATTCCAGGCAGTATTGTCGACCTGCAATCGAGAGAAGTACAGGCGGCCCTTTCGAACCCGAATGCCAACGCTCTTGAGATTGTTAAAATGGCAAAAGAAGAGATTTTCGCATTTGGCTCGGGAACAAGTGCAACTAAATGGTGCTTAGATTACTGGCCTTATTTTTGGGATTCGGCTGTTACCAACAGCAGGAAGGCGCAAGAGACCGCTTCAATTGCTCGTTCAAGCTATTTAGGAATTGAAGATACGACACTTTCATCATGGGCGAGTGGCAAGGTTCATACGATCGAAAATAGTGAAAAAATTCTAACCCATTTGGAAAATATGCTGGCACTTGACTTAGCGACGAACGGAGACGAACGGCTTCCTCAAACCAAAGATGTGAGTGAGTGCTTCTTCTCAAAAATAAGAGAAAATGTCCTTTCCGCGGATTTTTCAGAAAATCCAACGCAAGAAATATTGAAGTTGATGGGTTTAAAATTAGCCGACCTTGATCCCAATTTAACATTGGGTGAAATTGGAAACATGGTAGTATTCAACGCAAAGTTAAAAGTCATTTGCCAAAATCTTGGCGTGAATTTCGCGTCTGTAAAACACTTGGTGGACGAAGAAAAATTACCTTCCCAGATTATTCAACAAAGTGTTGTAAAATTTCGACAAAAACCAAAGAGGGAAAGAGGTAGCGATCTAGTCGACGTTTATTTGTTGGCCTTATCACCGTATGTTGAAAGAACATTCGTGGACAAGCGAACATATGAGAACTGTCGCCGAGCGAAGGCTAAATCGCAAAAATTTGCAGACGTTATCGGTGCGATCGAAAAGGTTACTCATTACGAAGATTTAATGGCAAATTAATCGTAGATTTAACTCTCCTAAACCAACACATCATAAATATTGTGCGTTTTGAACAGCATCTCCATCACGCCCATCATGAGCACATCACACTGATCATCGTGCTTGCCTTCTGGGAAGGCGAAGAGCTCGTTTTGGAAATCCGTTAGCCAAGGGGCTCTATCAGGCAACAGAACCGGACTGACCGCGATGGTCGGTATGCAGCCATACGCCTTGGTGACTTTATCGATTTCGACTGGAATACCTTTGATTGGCAACCTTTGGCGTTGCAGGTGCTGAATAAGTGCTGTGCCAGATGATGCATCTTCAATGTTGATGCTTTCCAACATGCCGTTTGTGTTCCAATCCATCGCTTTGTGCTTCTCATAGAACTGAACAGCGATGGTTGCGAGTTCTGGAGCTTCCCATTTACCTCGAACGAGATCGAGCACATAGAGCCTGTTTTCTGCATCCACGCCAAAGCACGCAAAGACAGAGTAATCATTGCGCTCTTTCGTCTTAGAAGCTGTATCAGCGCATATAAGCCGCCTCTTGAGGTTTGGGCGATGGTCTGGGTCGAATGTGCCAAAATACTCCCGCTTGAACATGTTACCCCCTAGAACGATAGGAGACTGCATGTATTGAGCGTGGAAGGTGGTTTCTTCGAGTTTGAGCTTTTCGATCTTGTCCATTGGAAGCTTGGCAAGCCATAGAGGGCCATCTGCCAGATTATGCGGGATCATGATAGCATTGGGATGGGGCGGCTCTACCTCCCCTTCTATGACCGCTGGAAGGCTAAGAACCTCCCATTCCTCTCCAGAGCTTTCGAGAAGGTAATGAGTGAAATCATCAACGTGAAGGCGCTGCATGATAACAATAACTGGCACGTCTTCATGAGCAAGCCTTGATGAGAAGGTTGTAGGCCATCGCTGATTGATATTACTACGTGTTGTTTCTGATTGGGCATCATCAGGCTTTAGCGGATCATCGATGATCATAGCGCCGGTAAAGGTCGCATCGTCTGACATGTTCTCCCGCTCATAGTCTTCCAGCGATGACAAATCGTCACCCAAGTTGCGAGCGTTCAGATAACCGGCACGAAAGCCTGTAATGGAACCACCGGAAGGAGAAGCGAGGAAATGGCCACCCGCTGTTGTCCTCCATAGCCCTTTCGCAGAACTGTCTGCTTTGAAAGTGACAGGCCATCGCTTTTGAAATTCTTCATGGTTGATCAGGTTTTTAATTCTGACTGAGTTGTCGTTGACAAGCTTGTCTGAGTACGAGGCATGGATAAACCGCGCCTTTTGATTAACCGCATAACCGCGTGCAACAAAGTTGATAACGGCAATCTCCGTCTTTCCAAGACCGGGCGGTATGTTGATGATCAAGCGTTTGCATTCACCTTTGAAAACGCGGTCTATCTGCTGACACATCAAGCGATGGTGTGGAGAGACGATAAACGGTGTTCCCTCAACAGCCGAGAACATCAGCCGAATGAAGGACAAATGATCATCAACAAGGGCCCGCTTCTCAAGCTCCAATTCAGCTGCGATCAAACCATCGCGACTAACCGCGTATAGGTCATGCTGTTTTGTCATCACTCAGCATTGCCTTTTGATATGCAACATAGGCTTCGAGTTGCTCATTTGTCATCGATTGCACTTTTGGCAATTCGCTAACTTGATGCTGGACTGGACCACCACCAGCGCCCGTTACTGCCGTTTGATTGCCATAGCCTCGATCACGTCCCTTGCACCCTAAGAACCATCGCACCGTTGCTGGATCATTCTCCTCAAGCAGCTTAACCACTGCAATCTCAGCATCATCGAGTTTTTCAAGCTCAATTTCTTCAAGGAGCTTCAAAAGCGATGGATGCTCATCCACAAACTTACGCATGGTCTCATAGTGGCAACCCGCAAACCGCGCTGCATGGGTGATCATGCCATGAGCCTCTCGTAGTGCTTGTTCAGCAGCCGCGATGGTGAGTTTTCTACGACCCACCTTCGCGCCTCCTTTTTTAGACGTTAGGCCCTTTGGTTTATTCGGTTTTGGCATTTTCTAACGTCTTTCTTGTGCATTCACTTATCAACCAAGTTACGAAAATACTGTTCTATCTCAGGTGATAAATTTTCTGGGTAGCGCCTAGGCACTCTGAATTTATCAACTCCCAGAACCATCCAATCGGGTGGCTCAATGCCAAGACCTTCAAAATAGACAATCCAAGCTTTTCCTTGATCACTATTTTTAGGTATTGTCACAACCCCAGCATTTGTCAGAATTTCAATTCCAAACTTTTGCGATAGTTTTTTTGAATTAGGTTGATTAAGTAGGTTTGGGTGACAACCCTGTCCATCATCATTGACTATATTGGCACCCCTTTCGGTCTCAGTTGTCACCCCATCGATTGGTAAGGCAGCGTCACTGGTGACTAGTTTGTCACCCTTTCTCTGTTCAACTTTCAGTTTTTTCGCTACTTGAAGGCTCTCATAACTAACTTCATAAATGTTAGTCTTGTAAGGGCCAGCTTGCTTTAGAACAGTGAAAAGACCACAATTTTGCAACTCAGCAAATGCACGCATAATCGTACGTTTAGAAAACCCAAGGTTGGTTGCTATCGTACCGATTGAAGGCCAACATTGGTTCGTTTTGCCATTCACATATTTAAGGGTAATATGTATACCTACTATCTTAGAATTACCCTTAAGTTGTTCCGATGGCATGCATACTAGCAAGTTCCACCACTGAAATTTATAGTCTTGAAAACATAAGAAATTTTTGAGCTTATTCATAACAGAACCCTCCAAAAAACTTGTTTTTCATTGAATTTTCTGCTAAAAATCCAGTGTCTGATCCGTAGCAAGAATAAGACATTTTGAAGCCGGTTTCGCGTACCACCGCGGCCGGCTTTTTCTGTTTTGGAGACATCTTACGCAGCCTCCGAATGGAAGTCAGGAAGGGAGTTCAAAAACTCCTGAATATGCTCGTGCTTTATGATTGTCCGGTGGCCTTGTTTTAAAGCTTTCAATTTGCCGGAATTGATCAATTCATAGAGCTTGGTTTTACCACAATTCAGTTGAACGCAGGCTTCCTTGATCGAAAAGGTTAGTCTTATAGTCATTAGTAGATTCCTATATGGTTTTCTAATGCCCTAACCAGACCAGAATAGCTTTCTCCTGTACCTACCCCACCTACCGTTTTTTCATTTCCATACGCTCCAGAACCCATACTTTAGCCTCTTCTAGAGCAGCCTCAGGCGCTCCAGCATTACTGAGTTGCCATTGCAAAGCCGAATACATAGGTATGCCAAGTTTAGCCATAAAATTGATTTCCCGCTTCATTTCTGGCCCGATTTCACCACCATAATTTTCTTTAGCCAATTGGTGAGTTTCCATAAAAAGTTCTGCAAGTTGTCTTTTTTTAAACCCAGTCCAGTTCGCCACTCTTTTTGCAGCCTCCTCAACATTACAAATTTGATGAAGAATCAATATCCGAACAGCAGTTTGTGCTGCTACTCTGCGTTCAAATTCATAAATATTATTATTGTAACGGTGTAAATTTCCTCTTGATTTGCGATAGGATTCTATTAAATTCAGTCTCCTATCTTTGAACCCATGCGCGCAATTATCTAGAAATTCAACTACCTCAGAAAACTCAGGATGCGCATCAAGCAAAGCTGCTGCTCGACGCAACTGTCGTAAAAATTGTTTATCTTCTTCTGTATTAAGTTTTTCGTTGCTATCCATGAAACGACACCACGTTGCTGTTTTCCATACCTGCACAATAAGCCGCCCACGCTTCAAGTAACGCCCGTCGTTTTTTCATTGCAGTGGAGCGCCTATAGGCTTGTTCAACAGAATTACCAATTATGTGAGCCAAGCAACCCTCGGCAACTTCTCGTGAAAAGTTTGTTTCGTCTCCAGCCCAATCGCGAAACGAAGAGCGAAACCCGTGCGGCGTAGCATTTTCTATTTTCATCCGGCGCAAGAGCATAGACAACGCCATATTTGACAGTGGTTTGCCGTCTTTCTGCCCAAAGAATACAAATTCAGATGAGCCGACATCACAAAGTTGCATTAGGATCCCAATCGCAGAATTCGTTAACGGAACCACATGCTCTTTTCGCGCCTTCATTCTATTCGCAGGAATAATCCACATCTGATCATTCAGGTTAATTTCACTCCATCTTGCACCTAAAACCTCGCCGGATCGGGAGCATGTAAGAATAGCAAATTCTAACGCCTTCGCCGCCATTGCCTCATGTTCATGTAGCCGCAAAATAAACGCAGGAACATCTCCATATGGCATTGCGGGTAAATGGCCTTGAGTAAGTTTTTTTGGCTTGGGCAAGACATTTTGCAAGTTACCTCGCCACCCAGCTGGATTTTCGCCATCACGCCAACCTTTAACCTTCGCAAAGTTCAAAACCCGCTCAATGCGACCACGCAAACGAGACGCTGTTTCAGGCTTCTCAACCCATACAGGCTTGAGAACCATAAGTACGTCATCCATCGCGATCTCTGAAACGCGCTTATTTTCGATCTTTGCACAATAAGAATATCCGAGAGTTTGACGCCACTGGTATTTGTGCTTCTCGTTTGACCACTGACTTTCCATATCACTTAGGAACCGCTCAACGCATTCCTTGAAGGTAGGCTCGATCTCTTTATCTCGGTCTGCTTTTGGATCGATGCCCTCGGCGATCATTCTTCGAAAGCCCGCAGCTTCATCCCGCGCCTTAGCTAGAGAGATCGCCGGATAAGGCCCAAGCCCCATTTCTCGGACCTTCCCGCCCTTGGGTTTCCATCGAAACACCCATGCCTTTCGACCGTTGTATGTAACATTGAGATAAAGCCCTCCCCCATCAGATAAGCGCCCGCGGGACTTTGCCGCTTCTACTGATTTCACTGTGAGCTTGTTAGTGACTTTTGCCATTGCTCAAGTTCCACTCTTACATTTGATCTTACACGAAATGCCGATTAAGTGCATACACAAATGAACGAAAAAGAACGTAAAACTATATAGGATATTGATATTGCTATTATTTTTGAATGTAGATGAATGCCAAAGAACTATAATTTGGTGGACCTAGGCTCCACCAACCATTCTATTTACCCTTTGAAATCAAAAAGATGATAGATTACAAGAGCTTAAATTCGGAAATGTTACGCTGAGGTGTTACAGTGAAGGTTCTTGAAAAGGTGTCAGGACATACTCGATTATACCGCCGTGGTGCGGTGTATTATCATCGCGCTGCCGTTCCCGTGGACATTGCGGAGACCTATGGCAAACGTGAAGAAACATTCTCCCTCAAAACAAAAGATCACCCAGAAGCCCTTCAGAAGGTGCGTATTGCAGCTGTTGAGGTTGATGCGAAATTTGAAGCCCATAGGCGTCACATTGCATCTAGTTCAGGCCCCAAGATCGACAAGCTTACCCGTGATCAGCTCGACGCCATCAAAGCAGTATATTACCACCATCTACTCGATGAAGATGACGACACCCGTGACGATAGATTTGAACAGCCTGTCCAAGATGGCGATACGCAAAGCTCTCCAAAGCTCTTTCGAAGAAAGACGTTCAATGAATATCAGGCGCTTAACGCCGAACTATCGGAACACCATCGCGGAGATATGGCACAAGGGGAAGATAGTACTGGCTTCTTTCAAGGAGAAGCAGAGGAGGTTCTAACTTGGGAAAGCATTGGCCTCCGGCTCAAAGGAAGCTCCACGAGCTGGCCACGCCTAATCAGAACCTTACAAGAAGCATCCATAGAGGCCTCTGAGGCCATCGCTAAGCGCAACGAAGGTCAAATCGTCCCACCCCCCGAAGATCCGAACAAAGCAAACACAAAACCCCTCTCTGCGCCCCTTCTGTCATCAATATTTGATAGTTGGCTTATGGAAAAGAAGGCTTCCGGCGAGTGGAAATTAAAAGCAGAGAATGACTATCGACATTGGATTGAGGCCTTCATTACCATTTGTGGGGATAAGCCTTTCACTAACTATGAGAA
Proteins encoded:
- a CDS encoding helix-turn-helix domain-containing protein, producing the protein MNKLKNFLCFQDYKFQWWNLLVCMPSEQLKGNSKIVGIHITLKYVNGKTNQCWPSIGTIATNLGFSKRTIMRAFAELQNCGLFTVLKQAGPYKTNIYEVSYESLQVAKKLKVEQRKGDKLVTSDAALPIDGVTTETERGANIVNDDGQGCHPNLLNQPNSKKLSQKFGIEILTNAGVVTIPKNSDQGKAWIVYFEGLGIEPPDWMVLGVDKFRVPRRYPENLSPEIEQYFRNLVDK
- a CDS encoding DUF6538 domain-containing protein encodes the protein MKVLEKVSGHTRLYRRGAVYYHRAAVPVDIAETYGKREETFSLKTKDHPEALQKVRIAAVEVDAKFEAHRRHIASSSGPKIDKLTRDQLDAIKAVYYHHLLDEDDDTRDDRFEQPVQDGDTQSSPKLFRRKTFNEYQALNAELSEHHRGDMAQGEDSTGFFQGEAEEVLTWESIGLRLKGSSTSWPRLIRTLQEASIEASEAIAKRNEGQIVPPPEDPNKANTKPLSAPLLSSIFDSWLMEKKASGEWKLKAENDYRHWIEAFITICGDKPFTNYEKADARNFKSHAMILPSNWRKHQATRNASILEAPALGKAAGLSTISLTTLNKATGRLNYFWKWVEAHYDDVTPNLFQGLKVTTKTKGADERNPFSAEQLSTIFSSPLFVGCKSIQQRHQTGTVNMSRTAYYWLPILSLFTGARLANGGRGDVLDALQGHSASGMRGRYGTGDKTEVYPSSTLQKTIECVTYPSVDFGLIKCFGEDGN
- the terL gene encoding phage terminase large subunit: MTKQHDLYAVSRDGLIAAELELEKRALVDDHLSFIRLMFSAVEGTPFIVSPHHRLMCQQIDRVFKGECKRLIINIPPGLGKTEIAVINFVARGYAVNQKARFIHASYSDKLVNDNSVRIKNLINHEEFQKRWPVTFKADSSAKGLWRTTAGGHFLASPSGGSITGFRAGYLNARNLGDDLSSLEDYERENMSDDATFTGAMIIDDPLKPDDAQSETTRSNINQRWPTTFSSRLAHEDVPVIVIMQRLHVDDFTHYLLESSGEEWEVLSLPAVIEGEVEPPHPNAIMIPHNLADGPLWLAKLPMDKIEKLKLEETTFHAQYMQSPIVLGGNMFKREYFGTFDPDHRPNLKRRLICADTASKTKERNDYSVFACFGVDAENRLYVLDLVRGKWEAPELATIAVQFYEKHKAMDWNTNGMLESINIEDASSGTALIQHLQRQRLPIKGIPVEIDKVTKAYGCIPTIAVSPVLLPDRAPWLTDFQNELFAFPEGKHDDQCDVLMMGVMEMLFKTHNIYDVLV
- a CDS encoding integrase arm-type DNA-binding domain-containing protein encodes the protein MAKVTNKLTVKSVEAAKSRGRLSDGGGLYLNVTYNGRKAWVFRWKPKGGKVREMGLGPYPAISLAKARDEAAGFRRMIAEGIDPKADRDKEIEPTFKECVERFLSDMESQWSNEKHKYQWRQTLGYSYCAKIENKRVSEIAMDDVLMVLKPVWVEKPETASRLRGRIERVLNFAKVKGWRDGENPAGWRGNLQNVLPKPKKLTQGHLPAMPYGDVPAFILRLHEHEAMAAKALEFAILTCSRSGEVLGARWSEINLNDQMWIIPANRMKARKEHVVPLTNSAIGILMQLCDVGSSEFVFFGQKDGKPLSNMALSMLLRRMKIENATPHGFRSSFRDWAGDETNFSREVAEGCLAHIIGNSVEQAYRRSTAMKKRRALLEAWAAYCAGMENSNVVSFHG